One window from the genome of Hippoglossus hippoglossus isolate fHipHip1 chromosome 10, fHipHip1.pri, whole genome shotgun sequence encodes:
- the LOC117769092 gene encoding transmembrane protein 271-like, producing the protein MKLSGKGLCTVLSSTLLFVCALSEVVVGLRCVSLGSTVKAHFHLGAAAGAFYSGILVSIGQGLLCSALLCCMEKPGCRNLFLLGVVVFLLGVLTAFSGAVVDGDAASLVERKYSHYCLHGVVVNPACEQLRNYQRSLVISTVLSTLECLLGLIHLVIIKRYKTAQFPRSRPSQRQSAAGILFSEDRDCSSADFQPVSYINLGVFNVLDETGAEVQCGGHPSIELPGYATTDPELNHCFPFSYPLPSELPPAYEDIFPAEACNT; encoded by the coding sequence ATGAAGTTGAGTGGGAAAGGACTGTGCACCGTCCTCTCCAGCACCCTCCTCTTCGTGTGCGCCCTGAGCGAAGTTGTCGTTGGATTAAGATGCGTCTCTCTGGGATCTACGGTGAAAGCGCATTTCCACCTCGGCGCCGCGGCCGGGGCTTTCTACTCCGGGATACTTGTGAGCATCGGACAGGGGCTGCTGTGCTCCGCGCTGCTGTGCTGCATGGAGAAACCCGGCTGCAGGAACCTCTTTCTGCTCGGTGTTGTGGTCTTCTTGCTGGGAGTGCTCACCGCCTTCTCCGGCGCGGTGGTGGACGGGGACGCGGCTTCCCTGGTGGAGAGGAAATATTCCCACTACTGCCTCCACGGCGTGGTTGTGAACCCTGCCTGCGAGCAGCTGAGGAACTACCAGCGGAGCCTGGTCATCTCCACGGTGCTCAGCACGCTGGAGTGTCTGCTGGGGCTCATCCACCTGGTGATCATCAAGAGGTACAAGACCGCGCAGTTCCCCAGGAGCAGACCGTCTCAGAGGCAGAGCGCAGCGGGCATCCTGTTCAGCGAGGACCGGGACTGCTCCTCGGCGGATTTCCAGCCGGTGTCTTACATCAACCTGGGTGTTTTTAACGTGTTGGACGAGACGGGCGCGGAGGTGCAGTGCGGGGGGCACCCGTCCATCGAGCTGCCGGGGTACGCGACCACGGACCCGGAGCTCAACCACTGCTTCCCGTTCTCCTACCCGCTCCCCAGCGAACTTCCGCCCGCATACGAGGACATTTTCCCCGCTGAGGCATGCAACACATAG